From one Phytohabitans houttuyneae genomic stretch:
- a CDS encoding cation diffusion facilitator family transporter has translation MGAGHDHGTAAARAGERHRGRLWGAFALLAAFMVVEAVAALLTGSLALLSDAGHMFTDVLGIGMALAAIHAASRAAQDPQRTFGLYRLEVLAALGNALLLFGVAIYVLVEAARRLGDPPDVPAGPMLAVAVAGLLANLVAFWLLRSGARESLNVRGAYLEVLGDLLGSVGVIVAAVVIGLTGWSYADPIIAVAVGLFILPRTWRLARAAVRILVQAAPEHLDVTAVQRRLAAVPGVCDVHDLHVWTLTSGMDVASAHLTLEESAQVGPVLVAAREALHDDFDIGHATLQVEPRSGDCHPAGW, from the coding sequence ATGGGTGCCGGACACGACCACGGGACGGCCGCCGCGCGGGCTGGTGAGCGCCACCGCGGGCGGCTGTGGGGTGCGTTCGCCCTGCTGGCGGCGTTCATGGTGGTCGAGGCGGTGGCCGCGCTGCTCACCGGCTCGCTGGCGCTGCTGTCCGACGCCGGCCACATGTTCACCGATGTGCTCGGCATCGGCATGGCCCTGGCCGCCATCCACGCCGCCTCGCGGGCCGCCCAGGACCCGCAGCGCACCTTCGGGCTGTACCGGCTGGAGGTCCTCGCCGCCCTCGGCAACGCGCTGCTGCTCTTCGGCGTCGCGATCTACGTGCTCGTCGAGGCCGCGCGCCGCCTGGGCGACCCGCCCGACGTCCCGGCCGGCCCGATGCTCGCCGTCGCGGTCGCCGGCCTGCTCGCCAACCTCGTCGCGTTCTGGCTGCTGCGGTCGGGCGCGCGGGAGAGCCTCAACGTGCGCGGCGCGTACCTGGAGGTGCTCGGCGACCTGCTCGGCTCGGTCGGCGTGATCGTCGCCGCCGTCGTGATCGGCCTGACCGGCTGGTCCTACGCCGACCCGATCATCGCGGTCGCGGTCGGCCTGTTCATCCTGCCGCGCACGTGGCGGCTGGCGCGGGCCGCCGTGCGCATCCTCGTGCAGGCCGCGCCGGAGCACCTCGACGTGACCGCGGTCCAGCGGCGGCTGGCCGCCGTGCCCGGCGTCTGCGACGTGCACGACCTGCACGTGTGGACGCTGACCTCGGGCATGGACGTCGCCTCCGCACACCTCACGCTGGAGGAGTCCGCGCAGGTCGGGCCGGTGCTGGTGGCCGCCCGCGAGGCGCTGCACGACGACTTCGACATCGGGCACGCGACCCTCCAGGTCGAGCCCCGGTCGGGCGACTGCCACCCCGCCGGCTGGTAG
- a CDS encoding coiled-coil domain-containing protein, whose amino-acid sequence MAHARSRVSLVAVLLAAAFALIGIPAEPAAAAPTDDEGGTATLREQLEAATKGFLAAQNTLNKSKKRQQELTTQLAQLERDLVVKSEVIGEVANVAYRRGRLGPISAMLNSSSPEGFIDRAAALDAVAATEDKKLRDLLDTKDQAARAKLALDGEIREQQKQVQVMAARKKQAETALKNAGGGEDASGPPSGSGSSATAAGFSGGSGCSIRPDPTSKKGCITPRTLHAVRQAQGAGFKIFVSCYRDGSSGEHPLGRGCDFAVSSSDIFGGTASGSAKTYGNNLSNFFIKNSSRLGVLYVIWFRQIWLPSSGWKSYSGCCGPSELHTNHVHLSMIA is encoded by the coding sequence ATGGCTCATGCCCGCAGCCGGGTCAGCCTCGTCGCGGTGCTTCTCGCCGCGGCGTTCGCGCTGATCGGCATACCAGCGGAGCCGGCGGCCGCCGCACCCACCGACGACGAGGGCGGCACCGCCACCCTGCGCGAGCAGCTCGAAGCGGCCACCAAGGGTTTCCTCGCGGCGCAGAACACCCTGAACAAGTCCAAGAAGCGGCAGCAGGAGCTGACCACTCAACTGGCCCAGCTCGAGCGCGACCTGGTCGTCAAGAGCGAGGTGATCGGCGAGGTGGCCAACGTGGCGTACCGCCGCGGCCGGCTCGGCCCGATCTCCGCGATGCTCAACAGCTCCTCGCCCGAGGGCTTCATCGACCGCGCCGCGGCACTTGACGCGGTGGCCGCGACCGAGGACAAGAAGCTGCGCGACCTGCTCGACACCAAGGACCAGGCGGCCCGCGCCAAGCTCGCGCTCGACGGCGAGATCCGCGAGCAGCAGAAACAGGTCCAGGTCATGGCCGCCCGCAAGAAACAGGCGGAGACCGCCCTGAAGAACGCCGGCGGCGGCGAGGACGCCAGCGGGCCACCGAGCGGCAGCGGCAGTTCGGCCACCGCCGCGGGGTTCTCCGGCGGTTCGGGCTGCTCCATCCGCCCGGATCCGACCTCGAAGAAGGGCTGCATCACGCCGCGCACGCTGCACGCGGTGCGGCAGGCACAGGGGGCGGGGTTCAAGATTTTCGTCTCCTGCTACCGCGACGGTTCGTCGGGTGAGCACCCGCTCGGTCGCGGCTGCGACTTCGCGGTCAGCTCAAGCGACATCTTCGGCGGTACGGCCTCGGGTTCGGCCAAGACGTACGGCAACAACCTGTCCAACTTCTTCATCAAGAACTCAAGCCGGCTCGGCGTGCTGTACGTCATCTGGTTCCGCCAGATCTGGCTGCCCAGCAGCGGCTGGAAGTCGTACAGCGGCTGTTGCGGGCCGAGCGAGCTGCACACGAACCACGTGCACC